A window of Dissulfurirhabdus thermomarina contains these coding sequences:
- the moaA gene encoding GTP 3',8-cyclase MoaA, which translates to MNPTEPPAMSPTTPLADAHGRRITYLRLSITDRCNLRCRYCNVRGTFKWLPHEAILRREEILRMCRVLGRLGIRKVRLTGGEPLVRSDVVELVQGLRSIPDIERVSLTTNAVLLEDKAAPLYEAGLRHINISLDTLRPERFQALTGRDAHRRVVRGIRAAVRAGYHPVKVNAVVIRGTNDDEIRDLAALSLELPVQVRFIEFMPVGQDTGWSPDQLLSGEEIRREVERLTGPLAPVPRGRDAGPAAVFRAPGAPGEIGFISAMSRHFCADCNRVRITADGRLRLCLFSDEEIDVREALRGMDSDAALADFFREAVLRKPSGYAEQADPGQAPSCRRAMSAIGG; encoded by the coding sequence ATGAACCCGACCGAACCACCCGCCATGTCTCCGACGACGCCCCTCGCCGACGCCCACGGCCGCCGCATCACCTACCTCCGGCTCTCCATCACCGACCGGTGCAACCTCCGCTGCCGCTACTGCAACGTTCGGGGCACCTTCAAGTGGCTCCCCCACGAGGCCATCCTCCGCCGGGAGGAGATCCTCCGGATGTGCCGGGTGCTCGGCCGCCTCGGGATCCGCAAGGTGCGGCTCACGGGCGGGGAACCCCTCGTCCGGAGCGACGTGGTGGAACTGGTCCAGGGCCTGCGGTCCATCCCGGACATCGAGCGCGTCAGCCTCACCACCAACGCCGTCCTCCTCGAGGACAAGGCCGCACCCCTCTACGAGGCCGGCCTCCGGCACATCAACATCAGCCTCGACACCCTGAGGCCCGAGCGCTTCCAGGCGCTTACGGGCCGCGACGCCCACCGCCGGGTCGTCCGGGGCATCCGGGCGGCCGTCCGGGCCGGCTACCACCCGGTCAAGGTGAACGCCGTGGTCATCCGGGGCACCAACGACGACGAGATCCGCGACCTGGCCGCCCTCAGCCTGGAACTCCCGGTCCAGGTCCGCTTCATCGAGTTCATGCCCGTGGGCCAGGACACGGGCTGGAGCCCGGACCAGCTCCTTTCCGGGGAAGAGATCCGGCGCGAGGTGGAACGGCTCACCGGGCCCCTCGCCCCGGTCCCCCGGGGGCGGGACGCGGGCCCGGCGGCGGTGTTCCGCGCCCCCGGGGCCCCCGGGGAGATCGGCTTCATCAGCGCCATGAGCCGTCACTTCTGCGCCGACTGCAACCGCGTCCGGATCACCGCCGACGGCCGCCTCCGGCTCTGTCTCTTCTCCGACGAGGAGATCGACGTCCGGGAGGCCCTCCGCGGGATGGACTCCGACGCGGCGCTGGCCGATTTCTTCCGCGAGGCCGTCCTCCGCAAGCCCTCCGGCTACGCCGAACAGGCCGATCCCGGGCAGGCCCCCTCCTGCCGCCGGGCCATGTCGGCCATCGGCGGCTGA
- a CDS encoding flagellar hook-length control protein FliK — protein sequence MPLDTPPGDAPAAAAVPAGVPAMIVVSLPADPPPVIPETPADGGGPVPAPAPPLPGAGAAAAALQSAPPAGEPAQEDAAPGPARADTGVPVRAAGPAPTAAPAQPVAPDGAPPSTAAPEPPPAAPDGDPEKAPAAGDRPGDGGKKTLHAHGGPVTAESAATKRQPGPEERPAAAGPRPAASGQHRPPAPAETPAPGRTAARNADGGSATTPNWWTAETAEGQARPGAVASTPAPETRQAPVHRPATDGPAAAGTDLQAVPHARHGGEPRPDGGALLADGGTRSDQVQGGRANGATARPAAFAAVLQQIGDGVTRAIRLNQHRAVLHLDPPELGRVRVEIVVRHNHEVQATFLAEHPEVRHLVEHNLAHLRTQLAQGGFDLAQCHVGVDSGDGRFAFRGGRSGAAPRPSAGTTRAAGEEPAPVAPPSWRPGGTRLNLVV from the coding sequence GTGCCCCTCGACACCCCGCCGGGGGACGCCCCGGCGGCCGCGGCCGTCCCGGCCGGCGTGCCCGCCATGATCGTCGTGTCCCTCCCCGCCGATCCGCCGCCCGTCATCCCGGAGACCCCGGCGGACGGCGGCGGGCCCGTGCCGGCGCCGGCCCCGCCCCTTCCGGGCGCCGGGGCGGCCGCGGCCGCCCTCCAGTCCGCCCCGCCCGCCGGGGAACCGGCGCAGGAGGACGCGGCGCCCGGGCCCGCCCGGGCGGACACCGGCGTCCCGGTCCGGGCCGCAGGCCCGGCCCCGACGGCGGCGCCGGCACAGCCGGTAGCGCCGGACGGCGCACCGCCTTCGACCGCCGCCCCGGAGCCCCCGCCCGCGGCGCCGGACGGCGACCCGGAAAAGGCGCCCGCGGCCGGAGACCGCCCCGGAGACGGCGGGAAAAAGACGTTGCACGCCCACGGCGGGCCCGTCACCGCCGAATCCGCGGCGACGAAGCGGCAGCCGGGCCCGGAGGAACGGCCGGCCGCCGCCGGGCCCCGCCCCGCGGCCTCCGGGCAGCACCGGCCGCCCGCCCCTGCCGAGACTCCGGCCCCGGGCCGGACCGCCGCGCGGAACGCGGACGGCGGCTCCGCGACCACCCCGAACTGGTGGACGGCGGAGACCGCCGAGGGCCAGGCGCGCCCCGGGGCCGTGGCGTCCACCCCGGCCCCGGAGACCCGCCAGGCCCCCGTCCACCGCCCCGCCACGGACGGGCCGGCGGCGGCCGGGACCGACCTCCAGGCCGTCCCCCATGCCCGGCACGGCGGGGAACCCCGGCCGGACGGCGGCGCCCTGCTCGCCGACGGGGGAACGCGCAGCGACCAGGTCCAGGGCGGCCGGGCGAATGGGGCAACGGCCCGGCCCGCCGCCTTCGCCGCCGTCCTCCAGCAGATCGGCGACGGCGTCACCCGGGCCATCCGCCTCAACCAGCACCGGGCTGTCCTCCACCTCGACCCCCCGGAGCTGGGAAGGGTCCGGGTGGAGATCGTGGTCCGGCACAACCACGAGGTCCAGGCCACCTTCCTCGCCGAGCACCCGGAGGTCCGGCACCTGGTGGAGCACAACCTGGCCCACCTCCGGACGCAGCTGGCCCAAGGCGGTTTCGACCTCGCCCAGTGCCACGTGGGCGTGGACAGCGGGGACGGCCGCTTCGCCTTCCGCGGGGGGCGAAGCGGCGCCGCCCCCCGCCCCTCGGCCGGAACGACCCGGGCGGCCGGGGAGGAGCCCGCCCCCGTGGCCCCGCCCTCGTGGCGGCCCGGCGGCACGCGGCTGAACCTGGTGGTCTGA
- the fabD gene encoding ACP S-malonyltransferase, with the protein MKARIAYVFPGQGSQVVGMGRAFAEALDEARRIFETGEAVTGLPLARLCFEGPMEELTRTAHLQPALTAVEMAAAAAARASGLVPAAAAGHSLGEYPALWAAGVLSTEDTFRLVHHRGRLMEEAGTRHPGAMAAVLGMDRSALEALMAPIAREGALTLANHNSPEQIVATGEAPLVKQLCEAVKAAGARAIPLKVSGAFHSPLMAEAAGAFAALLDQVEFRAPEVPVYLNVTAEPEQDPEAIRRHAKAQMVSPVRWYETVVRMRADGIDTFLEVGPKQVLSNLVRKSLPGEAVRVLQAEDPDGLAEIRRALGQGEGGPA; encoded by the coding sequence GTGAAGGCCAGGATCGCCTACGTCTTCCCCGGCCAGGGTTCCCAGGTGGTGGGCATGGGGCGGGCCTTCGCCGAGGCATTGGACGAGGCCCGGCGGATCTTCGAGACCGGAGAGGCGGTGACCGGACTGCCCCTGGCCCGGCTGTGTTTCGAGGGCCCCATGGAGGAACTCACCCGGACCGCTCACCTCCAGCCGGCCCTCACCGCCGTGGAGATGGCCGCCGCCGCCGCCGCCCGGGCCTCGGGCCTCGTCCCCGCCGCGGCCGCCGGGCACAGCCTCGGGGAGTACCCCGCCCTGTGGGCCGCCGGGGTGCTCTCCACCGAGGACACGTTCCGGCTCGTCCACCACCGGGGCCGGCTCATGGAAGAGGCCGGCACCCGGCACCCGGGCGCCATGGCGGCGGTGCTCGGCATGGACCGGAGTGCCCTCGAGGCCCTCATGGCCCCCATCGCCCGGGAAGGGGCCCTCACCCTGGCCAATCACAACTCGCCCGAGCAGATCGTGGCCACCGGCGAGGCCCCCCTGGTGAAGCAGCTCTGCGAGGCGGTCAAGGCCGCCGGGGCGCGGGCCATCCCCCTCAAGGTCTCCGGCGCCTTTCACAGCCCCCTCATGGCGGAGGCCGCCGGGGCCTTTGCGGCCCTCCTGGACCAGGTGGAATTCCGGGCCCCGGAGGTCCCCGTCTACCTCAACGTCACCGCCGAACCGGAGCAAGACCCGGAGGCCATCCGCCGCCACGCCAAGGCCCAGATGGTCTCCCCGGTCCGCTGGTACGAGACCGTGGTCCGAATGCGGGCCGACGGCATCGACACGTTCCTCGAGGTGGGGCCGAAGCAGGTCCTGTCGAATCTCGTCCGGAAGTCCCTCCCCGGCGAAGCCGTCCGGGTGCTCCAGGCGGAAGACCCCGACGGCCTCGCCGAGATCCGCCGCGCCCTGGGCCAGGGAGAAGGAGGCCCGGCATGA
- a CDS encoding dual CXXC motif small (seleno)protein: MVLRCRACGRSFSLAEYADELDEAIERRLAGVRCDRL, from the coding sequence GTGGTCCTGCGGTGCAGGGCCTGCGGCCGAAGCTTCTCCCTCGCCGAGTACGCCGACGAGCTGGACGAAGCCATCGAGCGGCGCCTGGCCGGCGTCCGGTGCGACCGCCTCTAG
- a CDS encoding glycine cleavage system protein H, which produces MLILEDLFYTEGHMWTRPEDDGTAVVGLTEFGQQRLGEIEAFELAEGTDELIRDEVFATIEGESGLEDLVAPLSGRLLAVNEAVLNHPSLVNTDPYEDGWLVRLEPSNPEELDDLLSPEEYAEYLEEVRMAEEEDDEVEDEEEFDE; this is translated from the coding sequence ATGCTGATACTCGAAGACCTGTTCTACACCGAGGGACACATGTGGACCCGGCCTGAGGACGACGGCACGGCCGTGGTCGGTCTCACCGAGTTCGGCCAGCAACGGCTCGGGGAGATCGAGGCCTTCGAGCTGGCGGAGGGCACCGACGAGCTGATCCGGGACGAGGTCTTCGCCACCATCGAGGGCGAAAGCGGCCTCGAAGACCTCGTGGCGCCGCTCTCCGGCCGCCTCCTGGCGGTCAACGAAGCGGTGCTGAACCACCCCTCCCTGGTCAACACCGACCCCTACGAGGACGGGTGGCTGGTCCGGCTGGAACCGTCCAACCCCGAGGAGCTGGACGATCTCCTCTCCCCCGAGGAATACGCCGAGTACCTGGAGGAGGTCCGGATGGCCGAGGAAGAAGACGACGAGGTGGAAGACGAGGAGGAGTTCGACGAGTGA
- the murA gene encoding UDP-N-acetylglucosamine 1-carboxyvinyltransferase, whose protein sequence is MDRLVIEGGRPLKGRIRISGAKNAALPAMAAALLAGGEFRLRNVPDLRDIRTFSRLLENLGVRCRREAAPPGAGDEFEVPDLVLDATTLTGHEAPYELVKTMRASVLVLGPLLARDGKARVSLPGGCAIGARPIDFHLRGLELMGAKLQLRAGYVEARASRLNGAQIYLDTPSVTGTENLMMAAATARGTTVIKNAAREPEVVSLGEMLQAMGARIHGLGTETVVIEGVSALSPVTWTIIPDRIEAGTYIMAVGTAGGEVEIENARPDHLPAALAKLRATGLQIEVDGRCIRVRRSGRLRGVDMKTLPYPGFPTDLQAQLMAVVSLADGMSVLTETIFENRFMHVAELNRLGADIRIEGRSAIVRGVKELLGAPVMATDLRASASLVLAGLAARGRTTVSRIYHLDRGYWRMEEKLAAVGARIWREKE, encoded by the coding sequence ATGGACCGCCTCGTCATAGAGGGAGGCCGCCCGCTCAAGGGCCGCATCCGCATCAGCGGCGCGAAGAACGCCGCCCTTCCGGCAATGGCCGCCGCCCTGCTGGCCGGGGGGGAGTTCCGCCTCCGAAACGTCCCCGACCTCCGCGATATCCGGACCTTCTCGCGTCTTTTGGAAAACCTCGGCGTCCGCTGCCGGCGGGAGGCCGCCCCGCCCGGGGCCGGGGACGAGTTCGAGGTCCCCGACCTGGTGCTCGACGCCACCACGCTCACCGGCCACGAGGCCCCCTACGAGCTCGTCAAGACCATGCGGGCCTCGGTCCTGGTCCTCGGGCCGCTCCTGGCACGGGACGGCAAGGCCCGCGTCTCGCTCCCCGGCGGCTGCGCCATCGGCGCCCGTCCCATCGACTTCCACCTCCGGGGCCTCGAACTCATGGGGGCGAAGCTCCAGCTCCGGGCCGGCTACGTGGAGGCCCGGGCCAGCCGCCTCAACGGCGCCCAGATCTACCTCGACACCCCCTCGGTCACCGGCACGGAAAACCTCATGATGGCGGCGGCCACCGCCCGCGGCACCACCGTCATCAAGAACGCCGCCCGGGAACCCGAGGTGGTCTCCCTGGGCGAGATGCTCCAGGCCATGGGGGCCCGCATCCACGGCCTCGGCACCGAGACGGTGGTCATCGAGGGCGTCTCCGCCCTCTCCCCCGTCACGTGGACCATCATCCCGGACCGGATCGAGGCCGGAACCTACATCATGGCCGTGGGAACGGCGGGCGGCGAGGTGGAGATCGAAAACGCCCGTCCCGACCACCTCCCGGCGGCCCTTGCCAAGCTCAGGGCCACGGGGTTACAAATCGAGGTCGACGGCCGTTGCATCCGTGTCCGCCGGAGCGGGCGCCTGAGGGGCGTGGACATGAAGACCCTGCCCTACCCGGGCTTCCCCACCGACCTCCAGGCCCAGCTCATGGCCGTGGTGAGCCTCGCCGACGGGATGAGCGTCTTGACCGAGACCATCTTCGAGAACCGGTTCATGCACGTGGCCGAGCTCAACCGCCTGGGGGCGGACATCCGGATCGAGGGGCGAAGCGCCATCGTTCGGGGCGTCAAGGAACTCCTCGGCGCTCCGGTCATGGCAACGGACCTCCGGGCCAGCGCCTCCCTGGTGCTTGCCGGGCTGGCCGCCCGGGGGCGGACCACGGTCTCGCGGATCTACCACCTCGACCGCGGCTATTGGCGCATGGAGGAAAAGCTCGCCGCCGTGGGGGCCCGGATCTGGCGGGAGAAGGAATGA
- a CDS encoding flagellar hook protein FlgE — translation MGLSSSLYSGVSGLVTLGTSMQVIGDNIANVNTMGFKGSRATFQDILAQSINTARGGSQVGRGTQLADVSSVFEQGSFESTTSPTDLAIGGQGFFILSNPKVENSLYYTRAGQFHVDQYGYLVNPAGLRVQGWDMETQPDGSAEIVGAIKDIQISNSSPPVATDQATLNVNLDSRLTAPVSTATLYQDWNSTAGSLQPDVHFEYQTTFNIFDSLGTTHALTVYFDRTSVAADREWEFLVTIDPTDDRSGGVVPANAGMLMRGVIQFSPQGQIENIYGYDAADNPDPAQPVQVYNTATDTWQAATYGNHNYPQAVVFFQPPGAGWSTADPSAQLVEINLGAHVLDPTVSPPTWATEALTTTQYANRSSTLFYDQNGFAPGFLESVSVDNEGVISGRYSNGRIIALAQTALARFNSPTDLAKNGANLFTQTTASGSPITGQPLTNGLGSIASNALEQSTVDIGTEFVRLITTQRAFQANSRIITTTDDMLNELINMKR, via the coding sequence ATGGGACTCTCCAGCTCACTCTACTCCGGCGTCAGCGGTCTCGTGACCCTCGGGACCAGCATGCAGGTCATCGGCGACAACATCGCCAACGTCAACACCATGGGCTTCAAGGGTTCCCGGGCCACCTTCCAGGACATCCTGGCCCAGTCCATCAACACCGCCCGGGGCGGCTCCCAGGTGGGGCGCGGCACGCAGCTGGCCGACGTCTCCTCCGTGTTCGAGCAAGGCTCCTTCGAGAGCACCACATCCCCCACCGACCTCGCCATCGGGGGCCAGGGCTTCTTCATCCTCTCGAACCCCAAGGTGGAAAACAGCCTCTACTACACCCGGGCGGGGCAGTTCCACGTCGACCAGTACGGGTACCTCGTCAACCCGGCCGGCCTCCGGGTGCAGGGCTGGGACATGGAGACCCAGCCGGACGGAAGCGCCGAGATCGTGGGGGCCATCAAGGACATCCAGATCTCCAACTCCTCGCCCCCCGTGGCCACGGACCAGGCCACGCTGAACGTGAACCTCGACAGCCGCCTCACCGCCCCGGTGAGCACGGCGACCCTCTACCAGGACTGGAATTCCACCGCCGGCAGCCTCCAGCCCGACGTCCACTTCGAGTACCAGACCACCTTCAACATCTTCGACAGCCTCGGCACCACCCACGCCCTCACGGTCTACTTCGACCGGACCAGCGTCGCCGCCGACCGGGAGTGGGAGTTCCTGGTCACCATCGACCCCACCGACGACCGGAGCGGGGGCGTCGTCCCGGCCAACGCCGGCATGCTCATGCGGGGGGTGATCCAGTTCTCCCCCCAGGGGCAGATCGAGAACATCTACGGCTACGACGCCGCCGACAACCCGGACCCGGCCCAGCCGGTCCAGGTCTACAACACCGCCACCGACACCTGGCAGGCCGCCACCTACGGCAACCACAACTACCCCCAGGCGGTGGTCTTCTTCCAGCCGCCGGGCGCCGGCTGGAGCACCGCCGACCCCTCGGCCCAGCTCGTGGAGATCAACCTCGGCGCCCACGTCCTCGACCCCACCGTCTCGCCGCCCACCTGGGCCACCGAGGCGCTCACCACCACCCAGTACGCGAACCGCTCCTCCACCCTCTTCTACGACCAGAACGGCTTCGCCCCCGGGTTCCTGGAGTCGGTGAGCGTGGACAACGAGGGCGTGATCTCCGGCCGCTACTCCAACGGCCGCATCATCGCCCTGGCGCAGACGGCGCTGGCCCGCTTCAACAGCCCGACGGATCTGGCCAAGAACGGCGCCAACCTCTTCACCCAGACCACGGCCTCCGGCTCCCCCATCACGGGACAGCCCCTCACCAACGGCCTGGGCTCCATCGCCTCCAACGCCCTGGAGCAGTCCACCGTGGACATCGGGACCGAGTTCGTCCGGCTCATCACCACCCAGCGAGCCTTCCAGGCCAACTCCCGCATCATCACCACCACCGACGACATGTTGAACGAGCTCATCAACATGAAGCGGTAA
- a CDS encoding flagellar hook assembly protein FlgD — translation MVTPTTGTPTSATEATNLYAAPEERSTLDREDFMKLFLAQLQYQDPMNPLDSAEMSSQMAQFNMVDLLYDNNAAMENLVKSDEMRTRLGAVNYLGLDVRYAGDRLPVGPDGPKAFDIELADPAAACTAVIRDGEGRVVRTLDLGALAPGKHPLAWDGADASGARVPEGDYRVSVQALDENGNELSVATWTTGTVDKVNYPESGLPRLTLAGGEEIGLDEIWMVGG, via the coding sequence ATGGTGACCCCGACGACCGGCACCCCCACCTCCGCCACGGAAGCGACCAACCTCTACGCAGCCCCGGAGGAGCGGTCGACCCTCGACCGGGAGGACTTCATGAAGCTCTTTCTCGCCCAGCTCCAGTACCAGGACCCCATGAACCCACTGGACAGCGCCGAGATGTCCTCCCAGATGGCCCAGTTCAACATGGTGGATCTCCTCTACGACAACAACGCGGCCATGGAGAACCTCGTCAAGTCCGACGAGATGCGGACCCGCCTCGGCGCGGTGAACTACCTCGGCCTCGACGTCCGTTACGCCGGCGACCGGCTCCCCGTGGGCCCGGACGGCCCCAAGGCCTTCGACATCGAGCTGGCCGACCCGGCCGCCGCCTGCACCGCCGTCATCCGCGACGGCGAGGGCCGGGTGGTCCGGACCCTGGACCTCGGGGCGCTGGCCCCGGGGAAACACCCCCTGGCCTGGGACGGCGCCGACGCCTCTGGGGCCCGTGTCCCGGAGGGCGACTACCGGGTGAGCGTCCAGGCCCTGGACGAAAACGGCAACGAGCTCTCCGTGGCCACTTGGACCACGGGGACCGTGGACAAGGTCAATTATCCCGAATCCGGCCTCCCCCGGCTCACCCTCGCCGGCGGCGAGGAGATCGGCCTCGACGAAATCTGGATGGTGGGCGGCTAG
- the secD gene encoding protein translocase subunit SecD, protein MPKALRWKVLLMAALVAVSAVLVLPSFTSGLPDWFTRHVYNQRLKLGLDLQGGMHLILKVDVDQAVINATENKVRDLLDALKSRGITARRLRNAEPGHIVISLPNKRALETAKHLVQEEFDLEAQEVPTEGAFPRLRLTLAPKAEKFLRDHAVEQSLEIIRNRIDQFGVTEPVIVRQGQDEIVVQLPGVKDPKRALKLIGQTAQLKFKLVDEAAGVDLDRLISDAIADGRLPADYDVKTLNAALRGFIPEGDAVYLQKIVDRRTGRVRKVPILLKDRTLMTGDLVKDAYVRVDTYRGPYVAMEFTDQGARRFERITAENVKRRLAIVLDDVVRSAPVIQERIAGGHAQITGTFSYEEASDLAIVLRAGALPAPVKIIQNVTVGPSLGRDSVRRGLFSGLVGAALVVVFMVFYYRFSGLVADVAMALNILFLFAVLALFQATLTLPGIAGIILTVGMGVDSNVLIFERMREEKALGKPLKAFIDGGYDKAFWTIVDAHVTTLITALALFLFGTGPIKGFAVTLSAGILINLFTAIFGTRIVYDWMLAKRALKDLSFLQVIRKTRIDFIGRRRIAYVISGLLVALGLVAFVQIWRGAANLGVDFAGGTMIQYRAEKPFALADVRRALAATGLEGITLQDVQKEHVLIVRLKKAMATVGDTESRLTGALRKGLPDAGFVMESKTEIGSAVSRDLRHKALIAIAISLAGIIGYLAFRFNVSFGVAAAAATFHDVLAVLGIFYLTGREITLILVTALLTLAGYSLTDTVVIFDRIRENLRRHGRGAFAEIINLSVNEMLGRTIITSLTTLMVILCLVLFGGVVIFDFALALLLGVIVGTYSSVFVASPIVHAWHKGKAPRT, encoded by the coding sequence ATGCCAAAGGCGCTTCGCTGGAAGGTCCTGCTCATGGCCGCCCTCGTGGCGGTTTCCGCGGTCCTCGTCCTCCCCTCCTTCACCTCCGGCCTCCCTGACTGGTTCACCCGCCACGTCTACAACCAGCGGCTCAAGCTGGGCCTCGACCTCCAGGGCGGCATGCACCTCATCCTCAAGGTGGACGTGGACCAGGCCGTGATCAACGCCACCGAGAACAAGGTCCGCGACCTCCTCGACGCCCTGAAGAGCAGGGGCATCACGGCCCGCCGCCTCCGGAACGCCGAGCCCGGGCACATCGTGATCTCGCTGCCCAACAAGCGGGCCCTCGAGACGGCCAAGCACCTCGTCCAGGAGGAGTTCGACCTCGAGGCCCAGGAAGTGCCCACCGAGGGGGCCTTCCCCCGGCTCCGCCTCACGCTGGCCCCCAAGGCCGAGAAGTTCCTCCGGGACCACGCCGTGGAACAATCTCTGGAGATCATCCGCAACCGCATCGACCAGTTCGGGGTGACCGAACCCGTCATCGTCCGCCAGGGACAGGACGAGATCGTCGTCCAGCTGCCCGGCGTGAAGGACCCGAAGCGGGCCCTCAAGCTCATCGGCCAGACGGCGCAGCTCAAGTTCAAGCTGGTGGACGAGGCGGCGGGAGTGGACCTCGACCGCCTCATCTCCGACGCCATCGCCGACGGCCGCCTCCCGGCGGACTACGACGTCAAGACGCTCAACGCCGCCCTCCGGGGTTTCATCCCCGAGGGCGACGCCGTCTACCTCCAGAAGATCGTGGACCGCCGGACCGGGCGGGTCCGGAAGGTGCCCATCCTCTTGAAGGACCGGACGCTCATGACGGGCGACCTCGTCAAGGACGCCTACGTCCGGGTGGACACCTACCGCGGCCCCTACGTGGCCATGGAGTTCACCGACCAGGGCGCGCGGCGCTTCGAGCGGATCACCGCCGAGAACGTCAAGCGCCGGCTCGCCATCGTCCTGGACGACGTGGTGCGCTCGGCCCCGGTGATCCAGGAGCGGATCGCCGGCGGCCACGCCCAGATCACCGGCACCTTCTCCTACGAGGAGGCCTCGGACCTCGCCATCGTGCTCCGGGCCGGCGCCCTGCCCGCCCCGGTGAAGATCATCCAGAACGTCACCGTGGGACCCTCCCTCGGCCGCGACTCCGTCCGCCGCGGCCTCTTCTCCGGCCTCGTGGGGGCGGCCCTCGTCGTGGTCTTCATGGTCTTCTACTACCGGTTCTCCGGCCTGGTGGCCGACGTCGCCATGGCCCTCAACATCCTGTTCCTCTTCGCGGTGCTCGCCCTCTTTCAGGCCACGCTGACCCTGCCCGGCATCGCGGGCATCATTCTCACCGTGGGCATGGGGGTGGACTCCAACGTCCTCATCTTCGAGCGCATGCGGGAGGAAAAGGCCCTCGGCAAGCCCCTCAAGGCCTTCATCGACGGCGGCTACGACAAGGCCTTCTGGACCATCGTGGACGCCCACGTCACCACCCTCATCACGGCCCTGGCCCTCTTTCTCTTCGGGACGGGACCCATCAAGGGCTTCGCGGTCACCCTCTCCGCCGGTATCCTCATCAACCTCTTCACCGCCATCTTCGGCACCCGGATCGTCTACGACTGGATGCTGGCCAAGCGCGCTCTGAAGGACCTCTCCTTCCTCCAGGTCATCCGCAAGACCCGGATCGACTTCATCGGCCGGCGGCGGATCGCATACGTGATCTCGGGCCTCCTGGTGGCCCTGGGCCTCGTGGCCTTCGTGCAGATCTGGCGCGGCGCCGCCAACCTGGGGGTCGACTTCGCCGGGGGGACCATGATCCAGTACCGGGCCGAGAAACCCTTTGCCCTCGCCGACGTCCGCCGCGCCCTTGCGGCCACCGGTCTCGAGGGCATCACCCTCCAGGACGTCCAGAAGGAACACGTCCTCATCGTGCGGCTCAAGAAGGCCATGGCCACGGTGGGCGACACCGAGAGCCGGCTCACCGGGGCCCTCCGGAAGGGACTCCCGGACGCGGGCTTCGTGATGGAGAGCAAGACCGAGATCGGCTCCGCGGTCAGCCGGGATCTCCGGCACAAGGCCCTCATCGCCATCGCCATCTCCCTGGCGGGCATCATCGGCTACCTCGCCTTCCGGTTCAACGTGAGCTTCGGGGTCGCGGCGGCGGCGGCCACCTTCCACGACGTCCTGGCCGTCCTGGGGATCTTCTACCTCACCGGCCGGGAGATCACCCTCATCCTGGTGACGGCGCTGCTCACCCTGGCCGGCTACTCCCTCACCGACACGGTGGTGATCTTCGACCGGATCCGCGAGAACCTCCGGCGCCACGGCCGGGGGGCCTTCGCCGAGATCATCAACCTGAGCGTGAACGAGATGCTGGGCCGGACCATCATCACCTCGCTGACGACCCTCATGGTCATCCTGTGCCTCGTGCTCTTCGGCGGGGTGGTGATCTTCGACTTCGCCCTGGCGCTCCTCCTCGGCGTCATCGTGGGGACCTATTCTTCGGTCTTCGTGGCGAGCCCCATCGTCCACGCCTGGCACAAGGGCAAGGCCCCGCGGACGTGA